In Labrus mixtus chromosome 11, fLabMix1.1, whole genome shotgun sequence, a single window of DNA contains:
- the LOC132983955 gene encoding C-reactive protein-like, whose product MKLLMLLVLLTTCTASPQDLSGKMFTFPLKTNNAHVRLLTSVDSLSAFTVCHRSFTDLKRDHVLFSMATLSNPNSFLTFWDATNKEMEVHVKDRTSDMAGLDYKLNMWHSICTTWESTSGLVQLWFDGQPLVKKFTTSGTRIQGPFIIILGQEQDSHGGGFDINQSFVGMMSDVHMWDYTLSACEIHNYMDDLNFTPGNVLNWRALEFQTFDRVVVDKEEMTCQ is encoded by the exons aTGAAGCTGCTGATGCTGTTAGTGTTGTTGACAACATGCACTGCAAGTCCTCAAG atCTTTCAGGTAAAATGTTCACCTTCCCTCTGAAAACCAACAACGCTCATGTGAGACTGTTGACATCTGTAGATAGTTTGAGTGCTTTTACCGTCTGCCACAG GTCCTTTACAGACCTGAAGAGAGATCATGTGCTTTTCTCTATGGCCACGCTTTCTAATCCTAATTCCTTCCTGACATTTTGGGATGCAACAAATAAGGAGATGGAGGTCCACGTCAAGGACAGAACATCTGATATGGCAGGGCTGGACTACAAGCTGAACATGTGGCACTCCATTTGTACCACATGGGAATCTACATCTGgattggtgcagctgtggtttgATGGACAACCTTTGGTTAAGAAATTCACCACCTCTGGAACAAGAATCCAAGGGCCCTTTATAATAATTTTGGGACAG GAGCAGGATTCACACGGTGGGGGGTTTGACATTAATCAATCATTTGTTGGAATGATGTCTGACGTCCACATGTGGGACTACACCCTCTCCGCTTGCGAGATTCACAACTACATGGACGATCTAAACTTCACTCCAGGCAATGTGCTCAACTGGAGGGCGCTGGAGTTCCAGACCTTTGATAGAGTTGTGGTAGATAAAGAAGAAATGACCTGTCAATAA
- the LOC132983956 gene encoding metalloreductase STEAP4-like yields the protein MSKEEKPESVSLCPLGAAAEPEQELLCIFGTGDLGRSLGQRLLQSGYRVVHGSRRPHNCGPLPQGAQVMSHEAAAQSASLVFLCIHRENYDFLTTLAPQLKGKVLVDVSNNLKKNLYPEANAEYLQRLIPGAHVVKAFNTLSAWALQNGPSDANRQVYLCGNNVEAKQAVAETASKLGFSVLDRGSLKAARELEDTPLLLFPEWRLPLRLAVGLNAFFFFYLLIRDVVYTYVDQGKNNSFRIMVSLANKVFPIVSLIMLSLCYLPGVIAAIFQLYRGTKYRRFPVWLDRWMLCRKQLGLLALGFASLHVLYTLIIPIRYYVRFRIAASTISKIKENQTSEFDITSAWRGDSYYSMGILGFCLFLLLGITSLPSVSNALSWREFSFIQSKLGYLALFFCTFHTYLYGWDRFLHPSTYKWYTLPGYMLSLVVPSVVLIFKLLLLLPCVDKMLTRIRQGWERCDPEEDAKKSLLT from the exons ATGTCAAAGGAGGAGAAACCAGAGAGCGTGTCGCTGTGTCCCTTGGGTGCAGCAGCTGAACCTGAACAGGAGCTGCTGTGCATATTTGGGACGGGGGATTTAGGGCGCTCCCTGGGCCAGCGTCTGCTCCAGTCTGGATACAGGGTGGTGCACGGCAGCCGCAGACCTCACAACTGTGGCCCCTTACCTCAGGGGGCTCAG gTGATGAGCCATGAAGCAGCAGCCCAGTCAGCCAGTCTGGTCTTTCTTTGTATTCACAGAGAAAACTATGACTTCCTCACGACTCTTGCACCTCAGCTCAAGGGAAAG GTGCTGGTGGACGTCAGCAATAACCTGAAGAAGAATCTATACCCAGAGGCCAACGCAGAGTATCTCCAGAG GCTGATCCCTGGAGCACATGTCGTGAAAGCTTTTAATACTTTGTCTGCCTGGGCCCTGCAGAACGGGCCCTCAGATGCCAACAGACAG GTGTATCTGTGTGGAAACAATGTGGAGGCCAAGCAGGCAGTAGCAGAGACTGCATCCAAACTTGGCTTCTCTGTTCTGGATAGAGGGTCTCTGAAGGCAGCCAGAGAGCTGGAGGACACCCCTTTGCTGCTCTTCCCTGAGTGGAGGCTGCCGTTACGCCTGGCCGTCGGCCTCAatgccttcttctttttctatctGCTCATTAGAGATGTCGTCTACACGTATGTTGACCAGGGGAAAAACAACTCCTTCAGAATAATGGTGTCACTGGCTAACAAG GTGTTTCCCATTGTGTCTCTCATCATGCTGTCTCTGTGTTACCTCCCTGGTGTCATAGCTGCCATATTTCAGCTGTACAGAGGAACCAAATacag GCGTTTCCCTGTCTGGTTGGATCGCTGGATGCTTTGCAGGAAACAACTGGGACTGTTAGCACTGGGCTTTGCATCTCTACATGTGCTCTACACTCTTATCATCCCCATAAG ATATTATGTGAGATTCAGGATTGCTGCAAGCACCATTTCAAAG ATAAAGGAGAACCAAACGTCAGAGTTTGACATCACCTCAGCCTGGCGTGGTGATTCTTACTACTCTATGGGGATTCTGGGATTTTGCCTGTTTCTCCTGCTGGGAATAACCTCTCTTCCCTCAGTCAGCAATGCTCTCAGCTGGAGAGAGTTCAGCTTCATACAG tcCAAGCTGGGGTACCTGGCATTGTTCTTCTGCACCTTTCACACCTACCTGTACGGCTGGGACAGgttccttcatccctccacctacAAGTGGTACACACTTCCGGGCTACATGCTCTCTCTTGTGGTGCCGTCGGTGGTGCTGATATTCAAGCTTCTGCTCCTCCTGCCCTGTGTGGACAAAATGCTCACACGCATCCGACAAGGCTGGGAGAGGTGCGATCCAGAGGAGGACGCCAAGAAGTCACTGCTAACATAG